From the Apis cerana isolate GH-2021 linkage group LG3, AcerK_1.0, whole genome shotgun sequence genome, one window contains:
- the LOC107993879 gene encoding E3 ubiquitin-protein ligase TRIM37 isoform X1 translates to MTDRMASRETSINSKNSDDHSVETLAEVFRCFICMEKLTDAHLCPHCSKLCCYTCIRRWLTEQRSQCPHCRASLLLHELVNCRWVEEVTQQLDTLQAVGISNSRHDDSSRDRCTVHREKLSVYCWTCRRCICHQCALWGGTHSGHTFKPLEEVYEQHVTQIKAEVGQLKRRLMELISLVQEVERNVESVRAAKDERVREIRNAVELMIARLDSQLKAKLLTLMSQKNSLTLETEQLEALLQEVEHQLHTCTRSELIIKSADLSRMIHQVRKKPMTSFVTAPVPADFHSEIVPGYDSATFAMQNFTQLQLKADPVYSAPLHVNGLCWRLKVYPDGNGVVRGNYLSVFLELSAGLPETSKYEYRVEMIHQGSRDTSKNIVREFASDFEIGECWGYNRFFRLDLLATEGYLNTELDTLILRFQVRPPTFYQRCRDQQWYISQLLTVQNQYATQINELKERLAIEISRNAIAATRVPSGATLCGSTSNVTPMIMQQQSQTAGDSLLNSNSTRSGETYQNSTSTSRSVQNVLPGGSNSDVLSGDQLMPMCELGEPSNMRPLGSSSTLSSISSKTSLKQHRVNNLSVVEAEPPKMHSTNDSSIGDCPATSTHSPPPSYSSPTVNQQQLNLLSSSSSSDSGELSEHDIYLDECEHNEPHLTLLDDNSNDENDVDDETMSGTSSNRGSIDNVQRQRENKLDKGENDVEVAESLSAWIQNKQRTKQQNNRESTGDIWRLGGTDSLEDEIMLQLFEMQDRNSTWTSLCFNQHVDDTCDSRTSLTTIQHHNSNPLQPEHDSTCNEQFADKRSTCPSHLCQPQMICGRSKLSQLPNICQQEISGLIACGSQTRSEPATRSNSIDCEKELPKIPMVNKVNHEVEISRSDLIVPNVVLDSNKIVSKHLLSRRQSSPSSSTNVSIINNENSKIFEFEQLLETIQLSPISQKDTASFNKLRKNISLEGKSNGCVTASIKSTALSLGHDVPLSSTSSTDAIPSSNNYSWAPALYQHKHGQKNILEATASSNDTSNKCTAEKSLEETNS, encoded by the exons atgacTGACAGAATGGCTAGTAGAGAAAcatcaattaattcaaaaaactcGGATGATCATAGTGTAGAg acatTAGCAGAAGTCTTCAGGTGTTTTATTTGTATGGAAAAATTGACAGATGCACATCTTTGTCCTCATTGCAGTAAATTATGTTGCTACACATGTATCAGAAGATGGTTAACAGAACAACGTTCTCAATGTCCTCATTGTAGAGCTTCCTTACTTTTACATGAATTAGTAAATTGTAGATGGGTTGAAGAAGTAACACAACAACTTGACACACTTCAAGCTGTTGGTATTTCAAATTCTAGGCACGATGATTCCAGTAGAGATAg GTGTACTGTGCACCGTGAAAAACTGTCTGTTTATTGCTGGACTTGTCGTAGATGTATATGTCACCAGTGTGCTCTTTGGGGTGGCACTCATTCAGGACATACTTTTAAACCATTAGAAGAAGTTTATGAACAACATGTTACACAAATAAAAGCAGAAGTAGgtcaattaaaaagaagattgaTGGAGTTAATAAGCCTTGTTCAAGAAGTA GAACGAAATGTAGAATCTGTAAGAGCTGCAAAAGATGAAAGAGTTAGAGAAATCAGAAATGCAGTAGAATTAATGATAGCACGTTTAGATTCTCAGTTAAAAGCTAAATTATTAACGTTAATGAGTCAGAAAAACTCTTTGACATTAGAAACAGAACAACTAGAAGCATTATTGCAAGAAGTAGAGCATCAATTACACACTTGTACTCGTTCTgaacttataattaaaagtgcAGATCTTTCACGAATGATACATCAAGTACGAAAGAAACCAATGACTAGTTTTGTTACAGCTCCTGTTCCAGCAGATTTTCATAG cgAAATTGTTCCGGGATATGATAGTGCTACATTTGCAATGCaaaattttacacaattacaattaaaagcaGATCCAGTATATTCTGCACCTTTACATGTTAATGGATTATGTTGGAGATTAAAAGTATATCCTGATGGAAACGGTGTTGTACGCggaaattatttatctgttTTTCTAGAACTAAGTGCTGGTTTGCCAGAGACATCAAA atatgaATATAGAGTAGAAATGATTCACCAAGGATCTCGTGATACAAGTAAGAATATTGTTCGAGAATTTGCTTCTGATTTCGAAATTGGTGAATGCTGGGGATACAATAGATTTTTCAGACTAGATTTGCTTGCAACTGAAGGATATTTAAATACCGAATTGGATACTCTTATATTGCg gttTCAAGTACGTCCACCAACGTTTTATCAACGTTGTCGAGATCAACAATGGTATATCAGTCAATTACTTACAGTTCAAAATCAATATGCTActcaaattaatgaattaaaagag aGATTAGCAATTGAAATATCACGGAATGCTATAGCAGCAACCCGAGTACCTAGTGGAGCAACTTTATGTGGATCAACATCAAATGTGACACCTATGATTATGCAACAACAATCACAAACTGCTGGAGATTCATTACTTAATTCCAATTCTACTCGTTCGGGTGAAACATATCAAAATAGCACATCCACgag taGATCAGTACAAAATGTACTTCCTGGTGGAAGTAACAGTGATGTTTTATCTGGAGATCAATTAATGCCTATGTGTGAATTAGGAGAACCTTCAAATATGCGTCCTCTTGGTTCTTCTTCGACATTATCTTCTATTTCATCAAAAACAAGTTTAAAACAACATAGAGTAAATAACTTAAGCGTCGTTGAAGCTGAACCACCTAAAATGCATAGTACGAATGATAGTTCTATAGGAGATTGTCCAGCTACAAGTACTCATTCTCCACCTCCTTCATATTCTTCACCAACAGTTAATCAACAACAACTGAATCTTTTGTCTAGTAGCAGCAGTAGTGATAGTGga gaATTAAGTgaacatgatatatatttggatGAATGCGAACATAACGAACCACATTTAACACTTTTAGATGACAATTCTAATGATGAAAATGATGTAGATGATGAAACAATGTCAG GTACAAGTTCAAACAGAGGTTCTATAGATAATGTGCAGAGACAACGGGAAAACAAGTTAGATAAAG GAGAAAATGACGTAGAAGTTGCCGAGTCATTATCAGCATGGATTCAGAATAAACAACGTACAAAACAACAGAATAATCGAGAAAGTACAGGAGATATTTGGAg atTAGGAGGTACTGATAGTTTAGAAGATGAGATTATGTTGCAGTTATTTGAGATGCAAGATCGAAATTCTACTTGGACTTCATTATGTTTTAATCAACATGTAGATGATACTTGTGATTCAAGAACATCTTTAACGACTATACAACATCATAATTCTAATCCTTTACAACCAGAACATGATTCAACATGTAATGAACAATTTGCTGACAAACGTTCCACATGTCCTTCACATCTTTGTCAACCACAAATGATATGTGGTAGATCAAAATTAAGTCAATTACCCAATATTTGTCAGCAAGAAATTTCTGGATTAATAGCTTGTGGAAGTCAAACAAGATCTGAACCTGCAACTCGTTCAAATTCAATAGACTGTGAAAAAGAACTTCCAAAGATACCTATGGTTAATAAAGTTAATCACGAAGTAGAAATATCTAGATCTGATTTGATAGTGCCAaatg TAGTACTGgatagtaataaaatagtatcaaaacatttattatcacGACGACAATCTTCGCCATCATCGTCTACTAATgttagtattataaataatgaaaatagcaaaatatttgaatttgaacaATTGCTGGAAACTATTCAATTATCTCCAATATCTCAAAAAGATACTGCcagtttcaataaattaag gaaaaatatttcattagaaGGAAAATCTAATGGTTGCGTCACTGCCAGTATAAAATCTACTGCACTTTCTTTAGGACATGATGTTCCATTATCGTCCACAAGCAGCACAGATGCTATTCCGAGTTCCAATAATTACAGTTGGGCACCTGCATTATATCAACATAAACatg gtcaaaaaaacattttagagGCTACTGCATCATCTAATGATACTTCCAATAAATGTACCGCGGAAaa atCGTTAGAAGAAACTaattcgtga
- the LOC107993879 gene encoding E3 ubiquitin-protein ligase TRIM37 isoform X3, whose protein sequence is MTDRMASRETSINSKNSDDHSVETLAEVFRCFICMEKLTDAHLCPHCSKLCCYTCIRRWLTEQRSQCPHCRASLLLHELVNCRWVEEVTQQLDTLQAVGISNSRHDDSSRDRCTVHREKLSVYCWTCRRCICHQCALWGGTHSGHTFKPLEEVYEQHVTQIKAEVGQLKRRLMELISLVQEVERNVESVRAAKDERVREIRNAVELMIARLDSQLKAKLLTLMSQKNSLTLETEQLEALLQEVEHQLHTCTRSELIIKSADLSRMIHQVRKKPMTSFVTAPVPADFHSEIVPGYDSATFAMQNFTQLQLKADPVYSAPLHVNGLCWRLKVYPDGNGVVRGNYLSVFLELSAGLPETSKYEYRVEMIHQGSRDTSKNIVREFASDFEIGECWGYNRFFRLDLLATEGYLNTELDTLILRFQVRPPTFYQRCRDQQWYISQLLTVQNQYATQINELKERLAIEISRNAIAATRVPSGATLCGSTSNVTPMIMQQQSQTAGDSLLNSNSTRSGETYQNSTSTSRSVQNVLPGGSNSDVLSGDQLMPMCELGEPSNMRPLGSSSTLSSISSKTSLKQHRVNNLSVVEAEPPKMHSTNDSSIGDCPATSTHSPPPSYSSPTVNQQQLNLLSSSSSSDSGELSEHDIYLDECEHNEPHLTLLDDNSNDENDVDDETMSGTSSNRGSIDNVQRQRENKLDKGENDVEVAESLSAWIQNKQRTKQQNNRESTGDIWRLGGTDSLEDEIMLQLFEMQDRNSTWTSLCFNQHVDDTCDSRTSLTTIQHHNSNPLQPEHDSTCNEQFADKRSTCPSHLCQPQMICGRSKLSQLPNICQQEISGLIACGSQTRSEPATRSNSIDCEKELPKIPMVNKVNHEVEISRSDLIVPNVLDSNKIVSKHLLSRRQSSPSSSTNVSIINNENSKIFEFEQLLETIQLSPISQKDTASFNKLRKNISLEGKSNGCVTASIKSTALSLGHDVPLSSTSSTDAIPSSNNYSWAPALYQHKHGQKNILEATASSNDTSNKCTAEKSLEETNS, encoded by the exons atgacTGACAGAATGGCTAGTAGAGAAAcatcaattaattcaaaaaactcGGATGATCATAGTGTAGAg acatTAGCAGAAGTCTTCAGGTGTTTTATTTGTATGGAAAAATTGACAGATGCACATCTTTGTCCTCATTGCAGTAAATTATGTTGCTACACATGTATCAGAAGATGGTTAACAGAACAACGTTCTCAATGTCCTCATTGTAGAGCTTCCTTACTTTTACATGAATTAGTAAATTGTAGATGGGTTGAAGAAGTAACACAACAACTTGACACACTTCAAGCTGTTGGTATTTCAAATTCTAGGCACGATGATTCCAGTAGAGATAg GTGTACTGTGCACCGTGAAAAACTGTCTGTTTATTGCTGGACTTGTCGTAGATGTATATGTCACCAGTGTGCTCTTTGGGGTGGCACTCATTCAGGACATACTTTTAAACCATTAGAAGAAGTTTATGAACAACATGTTACACAAATAAAAGCAGAAGTAGgtcaattaaaaagaagattgaTGGAGTTAATAAGCCTTGTTCAAGAAGTA GAACGAAATGTAGAATCTGTAAGAGCTGCAAAAGATGAAAGAGTTAGAGAAATCAGAAATGCAGTAGAATTAATGATAGCACGTTTAGATTCTCAGTTAAAAGCTAAATTATTAACGTTAATGAGTCAGAAAAACTCTTTGACATTAGAAACAGAACAACTAGAAGCATTATTGCAAGAAGTAGAGCATCAATTACACACTTGTACTCGTTCTgaacttataattaaaagtgcAGATCTTTCACGAATGATACATCAAGTACGAAAGAAACCAATGACTAGTTTTGTTACAGCTCCTGTTCCAGCAGATTTTCATAG cgAAATTGTTCCGGGATATGATAGTGCTACATTTGCAATGCaaaattttacacaattacaattaaaagcaGATCCAGTATATTCTGCACCTTTACATGTTAATGGATTATGTTGGAGATTAAAAGTATATCCTGATGGAAACGGTGTTGTACGCggaaattatttatctgttTTTCTAGAACTAAGTGCTGGTTTGCCAGAGACATCAAA atatgaATATAGAGTAGAAATGATTCACCAAGGATCTCGTGATACAAGTAAGAATATTGTTCGAGAATTTGCTTCTGATTTCGAAATTGGTGAATGCTGGGGATACAATAGATTTTTCAGACTAGATTTGCTTGCAACTGAAGGATATTTAAATACCGAATTGGATACTCTTATATTGCg gttTCAAGTACGTCCACCAACGTTTTATCAACGTTGTCGAGATCAACAATGGTATATCAGTCAATTACTTACAGTTCAAAATCAATATGCTActcaaattaatgaattaaaagag aGATTAGCAATTGAAATATCACGGAATGCTATAGCAGCAACCCGAGTACCTAGTGGAGCAACTTTATGTGGATCAACATCAAATGTGACACCTATGATTATGCAACAACAATCACAAACTGCTGGAGATTCATTACTTAATTCCAATTCTACTCGTTCGGGTGAAACATATCAAAATAGCACATCCACgag taGATCAGTACAAAATGTACTTCCTGGTGGAAGTAACAGTGATGTTTTATCTGGAGATCAATTAATGCCTATGTGTGAATTAGGAGAACCTTCAAATATGCGTCCTCTTGGTTCTTCTTCGACATTATCTTCTATTTCATCAAAAACAAGTTTAAAACAACATAGAGTAAATAACTTAAGCGTCGTTGAAGCTGAACCACCTAAAATGCATAGTACGAATGATAGTTCTATAGGAGATTGTCCAGCTACAAGTACTCATTCTCCACCTCCTTCATATTCTTCACCAACAGTTAATCAACAACAACTGAATCTTTTGTCTAGTAGCAGCAGTAGTGATAGTGga gaATTAAGTgaacatgatatatatttggatGAATGCGAACATAACGAACCACATTTAACACTTTTAGATGACAATTCTAATGATGAAAATGATGTAGATGATGAAACAATGTCAG GTACAAGTTCAAACAGAGGTTCTATAGATAATGTGCAGAGACAACGGGAAAACAAGTTAGATAAAG GAGAAAATGACGTAGAAGTTGCCGAGTCATTATCAGCATGGATTCAGAATAAACAACGTACAAAACAACAGAATAATCGAGAAAGTACAGGAGATATTTGGAg atTAGGAGGTACTGATAGTTTAGAAGATGAGATTATGTTGCAGTTATTTGAGATGCAAGATCGAAATTCTACTTGGACTTCATTATGTTTTAATCAACATGTAGATGATACTTGTGATTCAAGAACATCTTTAACGACTATACAACATCATAATTCTAATCCTTTACAACCAGAACATGATTCAACATGTAATGAACAATTTGCTGACAAACGTTCCACATGTCCTTCACATCTTTGTCAACCACAAATGATATGTGGTAGATCAAAATTAAGTCAATTACCCAATATTTGTCAGCAAGAAATTTCTGGATTAATAGCTTGTGGAAGTCAAACAAGATCTGAACCTGCAACTCGTTCAAATTCAATAGACTGTGAAAAAGAACTTCCAAAGATACCTATGGTTAATAAAGTTAATCACGAAGTAGAAATATCTAGATCTGATTTGATAGTGCCAaatg TACTGgatagtaataaaatagtatcaaaacatttattatcacGACGACAATCTTCGCCATCATCGTCTACTAATgttagtattataaataatgaaaatagcaaaatatttgaatttgaacaATTGCTGGAAACTATTCAATTATCTCCAATATCTCAAAAAGATACTGCcagtttcaataaattaag gaaaaatatttcattagaaGGAAAATCTAATGGTTGCGTCACTGCCAGTATAAAATCTACTGCACTTTCTTTAGGACATGATGTTCCATTATCGTCCACAAGCAGCACAGATGCTATTCCGAGTTCCAATAATTACAGTTGGGCACCTGCATTATATCAACATAAACatg gtcaaaaaaacattttagagGCTACTGCATCATCTAATGATACTTCCAATAAATGTACCGCGGAAaa atCGTTAGAAGAAACTaattcgtga